A stretch of the Myxosarcina sp. GI1 genome encodes the following:
- a CDS encoding hybrid sensor histidine kinase/response regulator: MSRKIKTTTVRDKKNKIFQLPKNLPISYLLVIPFVLEIFAVVGIVGYFSFRNGQQAVNKLATQLQTEVSERVTLHLDNYLATAKHITQINARAIELGLIDLNDYQTSGRYFWHQIQTYQNVGYIDYILPTGEYVGAGRWLEGRGVTIDEISARTNWNSYTYTTDPHGNRTEMVYESDYAPLEETWYQETVKAKKPIWNQVYAWEDFPDILSVATSFPVYNSDSSLIAIAGVDLQLKGFSSFLRNLEVSPSTKIFVIEPNGLIIADSSKEPPYKFENGEAQRLKVFASQDRLIQATAKQLQQQFGSFERIDREQRLVFDLDGKKQFAKVTPWQDELGLDWLVVVAMSESDFMAEINANSRTTIFLCLAALIMAIILGLKTASWITKPIHRLNDASSAIAKGDLEQTIEIRGVKELNILAGSFNQMASQLKISFAKLDRINQELEHRVEERTVEFLKAKKTAETASRAKSEFLSNMSHELRTPLNGILGYAQILQRDRSLTSQQIRGINVIYSSGNHLLTLINDILDISKIEAGKLELFNTDIELEPFFAGLEDIVRMRAIEKNISFASQAVTPLPTGIIADEKRLRQVLLNLLSNAIKFTDTGEVILKVSASYATATEESNLQTFRFEVVDTGIGMNPQQLDKIFHAFEQVGDLQRQQEGTGLGLAISKQLVELMGGKLQVSSESGKGSTFWFEVVFPVIEMKNRKAIERQNRQIVGYQEDSKHILIVDDREENRLVLQNMLEPLGFKITLAKDGQQEVDLALKTKPDCILTDLMMPVKSGFEAVKEIRRFDSFKDVVIIAISASVSDAERRQSRSFGCDDFLPKPVEEVKLLAALQKYLQLTWIYETKASLQNESVVTEAVSLKAPPPEEMEKLYELAMLGSMKKIKEQAMYLEELDQKYAPLAAKLKNLANGFQEKAIVNLIEQFL, translated from the coding sequence ATGAGTCGAAAAATTAAAACCACAACTGTTAGAGACAAGAAAAATAAAATCTTTCAACTGCCAAAGAATTTACCAATCTCTTATCTATTAGTCATTCCATTCGTACTAGAAATTTTTGCCGTTGTCGGTATAGTTGGCTATTTTTCCTTTCGTAACGGACAGCAAGCGGTAAACAAACTGGCTACTCAATTACAAACAGAAGTAAGCGAGCGAGTGACACTGCATTTAGATAATTATTTGGCAACTGCCAAACATATTACTCAAATTAATGCCAGGGCGATCGAACTTGGCTTAATCGATCTTAATGACTATCAAACTTCTGGTCGCTATTTTTGGCATCAAATACAGACTTATCAGAATGTAGGATACATCGACTATATTTTGCCTACAGGAGAGTATGTTGGTGCTGGTCGTTGGCTCGAAGGTCGCGGTGTAACTATCGATGAAATATCCGCCAGAACTAATTGGAATTCTTATACATACACCACAGATCCCCACGGCAACCGTACCGAAATGGTTTATGAGTCTGACTACGCTCCTTTAGAAGAAACTTGGTACCAAGAAACAGTTAAAGCCAAAAAGCCAATTTGGAATCAAGTTTATGCCTGGGAAGATTTCCCCGATATTTTATCAGTTGCTACTAGCTTTCCCGTATACAACAGTGACAGTAGCCTAATTGCGATTGCGGGAGTAGATTTACAGCTTAAAGGATTTAGCAGCTTTCTACGCAACTTGGAAGTTAGTCCTTCAACCAAAATATTTGTCATCGAGCCAAATGGTTTAATTATTGCTGATTCTAGTAAAGAGCCGCCCTATAAGTTTGAAAACGGCGAGGCACAACGTCTAAAGGTTTTTGCCAGCCAAGATCGATTAATTCAAGCTACAGCCAAACAACTTCAGCAGCAATTTGGCAGTTTCGAGCGAATCGATCGAGAGCAACGGTTAGTATTCGATCTCGATGGTAAAAAGCAGTTTGCCAAAGTAACGCCCTGGCAAGATGAATTGGGTTTAGATTGGCTGGTAGTCGTAGCCATGTCCGAATCAGATTTTATGGCAGAAATTAATGCTAATAGTCGCACTACAATCTTTTTGTGTCTTGCTGCTTTAATAATGGCGATTATTTTGGGCTTGAAAACTGCTAGCTGGATAACCAAACCCATTCACCGTCTCAATGATGCCAGTAGCGCGATCGCCAAAGGAGATCTAGAACAAACGATCGAGATTCGGGGAGTTAAAGAACTCAATATTTTGGCTGGTTCATTCAATCAAATGGCAAGTCAGTTAAAGATTTCTTTTGCCAAACTCGATCGCATCAATCAAGAACTAGAACATCGTGTCGAAGAACGTACTGTCGAATTTTTAAAAGCCAAAAAAACAGCAGAAACAGCCAGTCGAGCTAAAAGTGAATTTTTATCTAATATGAGTCACGAACTGCGGACACCGCTCAACGGGATTCTTGGCTATGCCCAAATTTTGCAGCGCGATCGCTCTCTAACATCACAACAAATTCGAGGAATTAACGTTATTTATAGTAGTGGCAATCATTTGTTGACTTTAATCAATGACATTTTAGACATATCTAAAATCGAGGCTGGTAAGCTAGAGCTATTTAATACCGATATCGAGTTAGAACCTTTTTTTGCTGGTTTAGAAGATATCGTGCGGATGCGAGCCATCGAAAAGAACATTTCTTTTGCCTCTCAAGCTGTTACACCTCTGCCTACAGGCATTATTGCTGATGAGAAGCGATTGCGACAAGTATTGCTCAACTTATTGAGTAACGCCATTAAATTTACCGACACGGGTGAGGTAATTTTAAAAGTAAGTGCCAGTTATGCTACAGCAACGGAGGAGAGCAACCTACAAACTTTTCGTTTTGAGGTTGTAGATACGGGTATCGGCATGAATCCTCAACAGCTAGATAAAATCTTTCACGCCTTCGAGCAGGTAGGCGATCTCCAACGACAACAAGAAGGAACGGGCTTGGGTTTGGCGATTAGCAAACAGCTAGTCGAACTGATGGGCGGAAAACTTCAGGTTAGCAGTGAATCAGGCAAAGGTTCGACCTTTTGGTTTGAAGTTGTGTTTCCCGTCATTGAGATGAAAAACAGAAAGGCGATCGAACGGCAAAATCGCCAAATTGTCGGCTATCAAGAAGATTCAAAACATATTTTGATAGTTGACGACCGTGAAGAAAATCGCTTGGTATTACAAAATATGCTCGAACCATTGGGGTTCAAAATTACTTTAGCCAAAGATGGTCAACAAGAAGTAGATCTGGCTTTAAAAACTAAACCAGATTGTATTTTGACCGATTTAATGATGCCAGTAAAAAGTGGTTTTGAAGCAGTCAAAGAGATTCGCAGATTTGACTCGTTTAAAGATGTAGTTATCATTGCTATTTCTGCTAGTGTCTCAGATGCAGAACGCCGACAAAGTCGATCGTTTGGTTGCGATGACTTTTTGCCCAAACCAGTAGAAGAAGTGAAACTACTGGCTGCTTTACAGAAGTATTTACAGTTGACCTGGATTTATGAAACCAAAGCCAGCTTGCAGAACGAGTCAGTAGTAACTGAAGCTGTCTCGCTAAAAGCTCCGCCACCAGAAGAAATGGAAAAGCTTTACGAGCTAGCAATGTTGGGCAGTATGAAGAAAATAAAAGAACAAGCAATGTATTTAGAGGAATTAGACCAAAAATATGCTCCTCTAGCTGCCAAACTTAAAAATTTAGCTAATGGATTTCAGGAAAAAGCAATTGTCAATCTAATCGAACAATTTTTGTAG